Below is a window of Candidatus Flexicrinis affinis DNA.
GAGCCGAGATGCGCCAGATGCCAGTCGTTGGCGATGCCGTCGTTGGCGCTGTATTGACACATCGGCGAGACGCCGATTCGGTTCTTGAGGGTCAGGCCGCGCAGGGTCAGCGGATCGAACAGGTTCGGCATTGTGGTGGGTTCCTCTTTGTACGTTGGACCGGGCGTGATGCGTTTGGCGCGTCATGCCCCTGATGACTCGAGTACGAGACATCATACATAGGTCGCGCCGGATTGTGCTATTGGTCATGTGACACTGCGAACGACTCGCTGTACGCTGAAACTGAGCGAGCAATGCTGCAAATAGGGTTTGGGTGCCGTGGGAACAATCGTGGAACTTGCCTTCAAGATCTACTTCGCCCTACTCGCATTCCTGGTTGCTGCGATACCGATGGGAAAGAATCCGCTGCAGGCTGCTTTCACTCACCTTGCGGCACTGGCGCTGCTACTCAGCGGTCCGGGTTTCGCAGCGCTGGCAGTTTACGCGGCTTCGATGGGAGATTGGGGTGACGCAGCCCTGTTCTTCATCCTATCGCTGCTGTCGGTCGGGGTGCTGATCGCCATTTCGGTGTTCGTCCTGCGGGGAAGTGGCAAGACTGCCGACCTCAAAAGCAAGCCCAAGGACAATGCCGAAGCAAAGTCGCGCGTGGTGCAGCTCCGCGCGCAAGACGCGCTGAGCGGCGACGAGGGCATGCTCATCGGTGCAAACTGGGACGGTGCCGATCTGCATGACGTCAACTTCTCAAAGGCCAACCTGCGTCAAATTCATCTCGAATCAGCGAACTTGAGCGGCGCGAATCTGCGAGGATCGAATCTACGCAGCGCGATCGCGGACAACGCCATCTTTGCCGGGGCGAATCTGAGCGGGGCCAACCTCATGTATGCCCGTCTCGTGGGCGCGAACCTGACCAAAGCGCGCCTGACCGGCACCGACCTGACGGCGGCCGACTTGACCGGGGCGCTGCTGTCCGGGGCGAATCTGCTCGGCGCCAAGCTGGACGAATTCACAACGCTGCCGGACGGAACCCGCTGGACCCCGACCACGAACCTCACGACCTTCGTTACGCGGCGCTAGGTCCTTGGTCTGCGGTACCCAAACGGGCTGAATCTCGTCCACTTCACCTACACAGATTCAGCCACTCTGCACGAGGGCCGTAGGGCACGCGGCACTATACAGCCCGCCAAAAACAGGCGTAGACTCTACTGAATATGGCCCCGATTTCGTCAAGCGATGACCCGCGCATCGGCGTTGCGACGCACCGTGTTCTGGCGTTCACCGACCGATTGCAGCGGCTGCCACGACTGGCAGTCGCGGCGCTGTTGGCTGCCTGTGCGCTGCCGGCGTTTTGGGCCGCAGGGTCGGGGCTTGGCGCGCTGACTCTGATCGCCGCGGCCGCCAACTGGGCGGCGCTGATCGGCCTGCGGGTCACGGATCGCAGCCGCGGGCCGGATGCCGCGTCGGCGCTCGGGCTGGGGATCGTGCTCTCGCTTGGCGTCACACTGGCCGGCCTACTCGGCGCGGTGTGGCTGGGTGTGCTGTGGCTGATCGCGATCACCGGCGTGGCGGTGTACAGCACGTGGGTCGAGCCGTTCCGGTTGACGGTTACGCACGAACGCAAGCGCATCGACGGGTGGAAGCCCGCGCCGCCGCTGCGCGTGCTGCATCTCGGCGACCTGCACGCGGAACATTTCGGCCCGCGCGAACGTATCTTACAGCAGCAGATCGCGGCGCTTCGGCCGGACGTGATCGTGTTCAGCGGCGACTTCATCAACCTGTCGTACGTCGGCGATCCGCAGGTCGAGGCTGACGTTCGCCGGATCGTGGCGGGCTGGCAGGCGCCGTTGGGCGTGTATGCGGTGTCCGGCACCTCGCCGGAGATCGATCAGCCGTCCGATCCCGCACGCTACTTCGACGGGCATCCGTGCGGGGAAAGCGTGGTCGGGCGTTGGGCGACGATCCACACGCCCGGCGGTCCGCTGCACATCGGCGGGGTGGAGACGTACCACGCGCTCAAGCGCGACCGCGCGGCGTTGGCAGACCTGCTCGCGTCGCGGCCGGAAGGCGGGGCGGCACTGCTGCTCAGCCATTCGCCAGATCTCGCGCCGGAGGCGATCGACGCCGGGATCGACCTGATGTTGAGCGGGCATACGCACGGCGGGCAGTTGTGCTTGCCCGGAGGGGTCGCGCTGCTGACCGGAAGCCATCTTGGCCGACGGTTTGTGCGCGGGCGCGTCGATGTGGGCCGCACGACGGTCTACACGACGCGCGGGATTGGTTTGGAAGGACTGGGTGCGCCGCGCGCGCGCCTGTTTTGTGCGCCGGAAATCACACTGTGGGAGGTGGGTGCATGATCGGCATTCGCATACTGCAAGTGACATTTATGGCCGGGACGTTGTTTCTGGCCTTGTTTACCTTATCGCAAGCCTATTTGCTGGCCCGCTGGCTGCTGGTGTGGCTGCGCGGACGTCATACGCTGCCCGATCCGCCGAAACCGGCTAAGTGGCCGCGTGTGCTGGTGCAGCTCCCGATCTACAACGAAGGCGCGGTCGTGCGGCAGTTGTTGGCCGCAGCGGCCGCGCTTGATTACCCGCGCAATCGGATGACCATTCAGGTACTGGACGACAGCACCGACGACACCGCAGACCGCGCCGCCGCGCTGTGCGCGTACTACCGCCGCGCCGGGATCGACATGCAGCACATCCGCCGGGAATCGCGCGCAGGGTTCAAGGCGGGCGCGCTGGCGTACGGGCTATCGCTGCGGCCGGACGTCCCATTCGCGGCGGTGTTCGACGCCGACTTTATCCCGCCGCGGAACTTCTTGCGCCGCACGATTCCGCACCTGCTGGCCGAACAGCGCGCCGCGTTCGTGCAGACGCGTTGGGATCACCTCAACCCGAGGCAGAACTGGCTGACGCGCGCGCAGCAATTGGCGTTCGATTCATACTATCTGATCGAGCAGACGGCGCGCTCGCGCACGGGGCTGTTGATGACGTTCAACGGCACCGGCGGCGTTTGGCGCACGGCAGCGATCACCGACGCGGGCGGGTGGAGCGCCGAGACGCTGACCGAGGATTTCGACCTCAGCTACCGCGCGCAGATTCGCGGGTGGCGCGCGGTATTCCTGCCGGACGTATCGGTCCCGGGCGAGATTCCGCCGGCGGCCGAAGCCTACAAGCGCCAACAGATGCGCTGGGCGACCGGCAGCGATCAAACGTTCCTCAAGATGATCGGGCCGGTGTGGCGGTCAAAGCTGTCGTTGATCCAGAAGCTGATGGCGACGACGCACCTGATGCAGTACCTGCCGCATCCGGTCATGCTGCTCCTGCTGCTGCTGGCCCCGCTGATGATCGCCACTAGCGCGTATCGCGGCCTGCCGCTGGGGCCGCTGGCGGTGCTGTCGCTGGTCGGCCCGGTGATGACGCTCATCTCGCAGGTGCTGATCGGTGGCGCGTGGTTGTGGCGGACGGCGCATTACCCGCTGGTAATGGTGCTCGGCACGGGCATGATGTGGAACAACACGCGCGCGGTGTTTCGTGCCGTGCGCAGTTGGCGCGCCCGCCGCGAGCTGACGTTTGACCGCACGCCCAAGTTCGGCGCACAGCGTCCGCCGCGCTTGCCGGCCTCGGCGCATACGTTCGTCGAGTTAGCACTGGCGGGGTACGCACTGTTGGTGGCGTTCATGGCGTGGCGGTCGGTGCCGGCTGTGGCGCCGCTGTTCGGGCTGTATGCCGTGTCGCTCGGCCTGATGTCGACCTCGGCGCTGTGGTATGCGTGGCGTTGGCCGCGCAACCGCCCAATCCCGCGCGCCTCGGCCCGCGCCGTGGACGCCCGCCCCGCAACCGAGTCCCGGCGGCCGTAGGGGGAGTTGTCAGGCGTCAGTTGCCAGTTGTCAGAAGCGGTGAGATGTAGCCATCCGGCGGCGATCGAAGTCTCGGGATGGTTTGGCGATGAGGGCGCAGCATGCTGCGCCCCTACCGTTACCGTGTGTGTGATTGTAGGCGGCGGGCGACCGGATCGGTCGCCCCTTGTATCTTGAGATTGGGGTATGCTGGAAGCAGAGGATGCCCCGAGGCGCGTGGGAGCAGACCGGGTCGCCCCTGAGGCAGAAAGCCTGGAATGTAGATCGGTCACCCACGTGCAGCACGCCAACGTCGAACGGTATCTGAGGCCACGAGCCTGCATGCACAAGGGAGACGGCGCGCGTGCGTTCGGACGGGCCGAGTCGGTGAGGGAAGCGCATGGCCAGTTACCTGGGGATCGACGTGTCGAAGGATCAATTGGATGCGGTGCTGCTGCGGGAAGATGGCCAACGCGAGAGCGGCCGTTTCGACAACACGCGCAAGGGGTTTAACCAGCTGCGCCACTTTCTGAAGAAGCGGGGCAAAGGTATTGTCCACGTTGGACTGGAAGCGACCGGACATTACGGCGACGAGGTGGCGTTGTTTCTGCACGAAGCTGGCTACCTCGTCAGCGTCATCAATCCGGCGCAGATCAAGAGCTATGCCGACAGCCAGCTGCGGCGCACCAAGACGGATGCCAGCGACGCCGCGGTCATCGCCGACTTCTGCCGCACCCAGCAGCCCACACCTTGGCAACCGCCCGCGCCGGAAGTGCGCGAGCTACAAGCGCTGATGCGACACCGCGGTGCCTTATTGCAGATGCGTCAGCAGGAGAACAACCGGCTGGCCTCGGGTCAACACTCGGCCACGGTTCGCCACTCCATTCAAGAGCACGTGGCGTTCATTACCCAACAACTCGACGACCTCGACCGCCGCATTCGCCAGCATCTGGACCAGTATCCCGATCTGCGTCGCCAACGCGACCTGCTCACCTCGATCCCGGGCATTGGCGATGTGACTGCGGCACAGTTGCTGGCCGAACTGCCGTCCTGGGCGGCCAGTGCCTCCCCACGCCAGATTGCCGCTTACGCCGGACTGGCGCCGCGTCAACATATCTCGGGCAGTTCGGTGCGTCGGCCTTCCCGGTTGTCCAAGCGCGGGTCGACCCGTCTACGCCGGGCTCTCTACATGCCGGCCATCTCCGCTAAGCGCTACTTGCCCGCCCTGCATGCCTTCGCCCAGCGATTACTGGACGCAGGCAAGCCCACCATGGCCGTGATCGCCGCCGTCATGCGCAAATTACTGCTGTTGGCCCATGCCATCCTCAAGTCCGGCCGGCCCTTCGACCCCAACTATGCTCTTCACTTCACGCCGACCACTTGACATTTAAGACGGTATCTACATGCCATCTATTTGCGCTCTGTCTTCTCCCGGACAGGGTACACCCTTGCCCGACCGGACACGAGGAACGGATACCCCTGTCGCTGACGACCAACAAAAGCCCCTCGCCCTGAGGGAGAGGGGTTTGGGGTGAGGGTTTTCGTGCGGCGGGCGACCGGATCGGTCGCTCCAACGTGCCGCCCTTTCTGACAACTGACGACTGATGACGACCTACTGTGCGACGCCTACTGCGCCGGGCGGGGCTGCAGAGTTACCGGCACGTCGATGGTCTGGCCGTCGCGCAGGACATTGAGCGTCACCGTGTCGCCGGGGACGGTGTACTTGGCGAGGTACGAGATCAGCGTGTCGAACCCTTGCAGCGGCTCGCCCTCGATGCCGACGATGATGTCCGCGGTCGAGATGTCCTCGCGGTTGTTCTGCAGCAGGGTGGACGGGCGCAAGCCGGAAGCAGCAGCGGGGCCACCGCGGAACACGGTGGTCACCACCACGCCGCGCACATTGTTGGGCAGCCCGAGCGCCTCGGCGTCGGTCAGGCGCAGGTCGCGGCCCTGAATGCCGATGTAGCTGTAGTTGACCGTGCCGGTCTCGATCAGTTCGGTCGCCACGCGCAGGGTCAGGTTGCTCGGTACCGCAAAGCCGATGCCGCTGTTGCTGCGCGTCTCGCTGCTGATCTGCGAATTGACGCCGACCACTTCGCCGTTCAGGTTGAGCAGCGGACCTCCGCTGTTGCCGGGGTTGATCGGCGCGTCGGTCTGGATCACGCCGCCGATCTGGAACTGCGTGAAGCCGCTGATGGCGCGGTCGAGCGCGCTCACGATTCCGGCGGTCATGGTCCAGCGCTGGCCGAACGGGCTGCCGATCGCCAGCACCTGCTGGCCGGGCACAAGTTCATCGGACGAGCCGAAGGTGACCGGGATCAGCCGGTCGGCCGGGACGTCCGAGACCTTGATGACGGCCAAGTCGCTGTTGAGGTCGGTGCCGATGATTTCGGCGCGTGTGATGGTACCGTCGAGGAAGTTGACCTCGATGGCGGTCGCGCCGTCGACAACGTGGAAGTTGGTGACGATGTGGCCGTCTTTGTCGATGACGAAGCCTGAGCCGCTGCCGGCCGACGTGCGGCTGAGGACGTTGATCGCCACGACGGACGGGCTAACGCGGTTGTAGACGTCGGCGTAAATGCGTTCGACGTCGGAGAGCGGGACGCCCTGAGTGTTGACGTTCAACGGTGCGACTTGGGCGACGTCGGTGGCGGTGAGCGAGACAACCGAGGTGCCGAGCGCAAACCCGGCAACCAGCAGAATGAGGGCCATGAAGACCCCCGCGACCCGATTCAAGCGTGGTACGGACATGGATTAGATACTCCTACGGTTCAATGGTTCAGGACCCACCATCACCTTAGCAGCAATCTGTTAGATGGCGCTGAAAAGCTGTAAACACCGTGTAAACTCTGGCAAATAAGTGGGTGAAAAAAGCGGCTGCCCCGGCCACAATCGACCGGGACAGCCGCTACATCTCATGCATTTCGGCCGGCGCGTCCTCTTCAACCTCCTGGTTGGTGTCGACGCGGATGTAGCGCCGGATGGGTTTGAGCCTCAGCCGGGCTTCGGGGTAGTGTTCGGCCATCCACGCGGCTGCGGCGTGAAGCTGCTTGAGGCCGCGCATCATCGCTTCGCCGTCGCTGTGGCCGAAGCGATAGTGGAAGAAGTACTTGTTGCCGTCGAGGTAGGTGAGGATTGACTGCGTTGCTGCAACGACATCGGCGGGGGCAGACGCGCGCCGAGTGTTCAACAGCGGGCGCACAGGCAGGTTCAGGTTGCGCTTGAACACGTCCATCATCACGGGCCGATGGAAAAGCTTGCTCAGGCCGTGCTTGTCCACGATCTCCAACTCGTCGGGGATCGGCAGCGCGACGCCGTCGAGGCTGCTCAGCTCCATCTTGAAGTTGAACGTCTCGCTGACGTACGGCTGTTTGCGCACGCGCCGTTCGTCCTCGGGGATCAGTTCGGAGATGCGCTGCATGACGTAGTCGGCGCCTTCCTGCAGCACGTCCTTCCGGGCGCGGCCGGGGACGTCGGTACGGATCGGCGGAATAGGCTGGCCGATGTTCATCGTCATGCGCGGGCGCTCGAAGCGCAGCATCTTGGTCAGCGCGCCTTCGATGCCGCCGAACCCGATCGGGACGATCGGGGCGTTGGCCTTGCTCGACAGCCACGCGACGCCCTGCCGCGCCTGCCGGATGGTCGTCTCCCAAATGCCGCCCTCGGGGAACAGGCCGACGACGCCGCCCTGATCGAGCACGTCGAGCGCCATGTTCATGCCGTCGCGGTCCATGCTGCCCCGCTTGATCGGGATGAAGCCCCACAGGTCGGCCATCCACTTGTAACGCGGATCAAGCGGGATGTCGCCGGCGGCCATAACCTCCAGCGGATACGGGGTATAGGTCATCATCATGCCGACTTCGATGATGGCGATGTGGTTGCCGACCAGAATCAGCGGGCCTTTCGCCGGCAAATTCTCGCGGCCGATGACCTCCGGGCGGGCGGCAAGTGCGCCGACGGCCCGCCCGAACAGCCGAATCAGGCTGCGGACGAACACGCGGCGGGGGTAACGAAGACGACGATTCTGGGCCATAGGACGCAAAACCTCTAGGCGTTGGCTTTCAGCGCAATCGCGGAACCGTAAGCGACGCGGCGCTCCATGTCGGCGCCGGCTTTGACCGGCAGATCGACATAGAACCCGCCACACGGCATGACGTCCTCACCGTCGGACATCAGTTGATACACGTTGACGCGGACGCGCACTTTGCTCTTGCGCGAGGGCTTCACGGTGAACGTGTGATGAACCGGCACGACGGCCAGCGTCAGGACGGCATCTTGGGTGGTGTCGACCTGCGCGTTCACCGTCGAAATGCGGATGATCAGGTCGACCGGACTGGAAAGCGAAGAATCGCTGTCCAGCGCCGTTCCGACCACCACTTTGACCGGGGCTTCCGGCTCGACCGCCTCGGGCACGGACATCACGACCCGGCCGGTGATGCCAAACTCGTCGATGCTGTGGGTGCCGGTCGCGCGCACGCCGGTCGACTGCTCGTACTCGATCAGTTCGTCGGCGGCGCGGCGGCCCGTGTCGGTCAGCCGGTAGACGGCCTCGGCATCCATCTGTACATATTGAACGTAGCCCTGCGTCACCAGCCGGCGAATGGCCTTGCCGAATGCACGTTCGCTCAGCTCCAAGTCGTCCAAGAGGACACCGACCGGGGCGAGCATGTCGGGCTGACCGCGAAGATGGCGCAGGATATCCAGCGCCCCGGTCAGTGGTTCTAGCGTCTTGAGGTGATACGGCAGTTCCATGCGTTGTATTTGTTTGGGTTGCGCGATAACTACTCCGGTAAGTGTAACACCGAAACGGGGCAATTGGATGCGCGAGGTTTCAACCGACGACCCCGCGCATCCGGGCAGCCTACCGGATCGGCCGGTCGGCGCTGATGACGTCGTTGGAAACGAACGCGGCCTGCGGTTCTGGCTTGAATTTCTTGCCGTAATTGGTGGTATAGCGTCGGAATACCGCCGCCCATGCGACGATCAGCATGAGGACGATCTCGCCGATCCAATAGGCGTAGGCGACGCCGCCTTGCAGCGTGAGTCCCGTAGACGAGGACGACGAGCCCGTACGCGTGATCGAGAAGCCGGTCTCGGCCAACAGCGACATCATCGCGGGGAAGCCGCTGGTACCGTAGATTTCCTGCTCAAGCTGCGGCACGGCTTCGGCCGCCTCTTCCCGAGAGACGTTCCACTCGGTCTGCACCATCTGCGTCAGATCCTCGCGGTACTTCAGGAACGTTGCACCCCAGTACACGCCAACAGCGACGGCGCACCCGATCAGCGCGACGATCAACAGCGGGAAGGTGGGGATGCGCGCCGGAAGAGCCGGCCGTGTGACGGCGAGACCGACCAGCGCGCCCGTCGCCAGCGGCAAAACCAGAATCAGGTAGTAGCCGATCACGTCTGCGCCGAACGACAGGCCGCCCATGGCTGCCCCGACGATCACCGATAGGAGGAGGGAGAGAATGAGACGCATGAGTCACGGTCCTTTGGCATGAGTGTGAAAGTGATCCGCCGCCGGATGATCTGTGCGGCTGTTCTCAGGATATGAGAATTTCATGAGCTGTCAAATTGAGGCATGACAATGCACCCAACCGGGTCGTGACCACGCGCCTCTTGCCGCACTGGAACTCTCGAATTCAGTTGGCCCCACATGTACTAGTTGACAGTACCCCCCCCGGGAATATGATTCTTAG
It encodes the following:
- a CDS encoding pentapeptide repeat-containing protein codes for the protein MLIGANWDGADLHDVNFSKANLRQIHLESANLSGANLRGSNLRSAIADNAIFAGANLSGANLMYARLVGANLTKARLTGTDLTAADLTGALLSGANLLGAKLDEFTTLPDGTRWTPTTNLTTFVTRR
- a CDS encoding metallophosphoesterase, with the protein product MAPISSSDDPRIGVATHRVLAFTDRLQRLPRLAVAALLAACALPAFWAAGSGLGALTLIAAAANWAALIGLRVTDRSRGPDAASALGLGIVLSLGVTLAGLLGAVWLGVLWLIAITGVAVYSTWVEPFRLTVTHERKRIDGWKPAPPLRVLHLGDLHAEHFGPRERILQQQIAALRPDVIVFSGDFINLSYVGDPQVEADVRRIVAGWQAPLGVYAVSGTSPEIDQPSDPARYFDGHPCGESVVGRWATIHTPGGPLHIGGVETYHALKRDRAALADLLASRPEGGAALLLSHSPDLAPEAIDAGIDLMLSGHTHGGQLCLPGGVALLTGSHLGRRFVRGRVDVGRTTVYTTRGIGLEGLGAPRARLFCAPEITLWEVGA
- a CDS encoding glycosyltransferase codes for the protein MIGIRILQVTFMAGTLFLALFTLSQAYLLARWLLVWLRGRHTLPDPPKPAKWPRVLVQLPIYNEGAVVRQLLAAAAALDYPRNRMTIQVLDDSTDDTADRAAALCAYYRRAGIDMQHIRRESRAGFKAGALAYGLSLRPDVPFAAVFDADFIPPRNFLRRTIPHLLAEQRAAFVQTRWDHLNPRQNWLTRAQQLAFDSYYLIEQTARSRTGLLMTFNGTGGVWRTAAITDAGGWSAETLTEDFDLSYRAQIRGWRAVFLPDVSVPGEIPPAAEAYKRQQMRWATGSDQTFLKMIGPVWRSKLSLIQKLMATTHLMQYLPHPVMLLLLLLAPLMIATSAYRGLPLGPLAVLSLVGPVMTLISQVLIGGAWLWRTAHYPLVMVLGTGMMWNNTRAVFRAVRSWRARRELTFDRTPKFGAQRPPRLPASAHTFVELALAGYALLVAFMAWRSVPAVAPLFGLYAVSLGLMSTSALWYAWRWPRNRPIPRASARAVDARPATESRRP
- a CDS encoding IS110 family transposase, giving the protein MASYLGIDVSKDQLDAVLLREDGQRESGRFDNTRKGFNQLRHFLKKRGKGIVHVGLEATGHYGDEVALFLHEAGYLVSVINPAQIKSYADSQLRRTKTDASDAAVIADFCRTQQPTPWQPPAPEVRELQALMRHRGALLQMRQQENNRLASGQHSATVRHSIQEHVAFITQQLDDLDRRIRQHLDQYPDLRRQRDLLTSIPGIGDVTAAQLLAELPSWAASASPRQIAAYAGLAPRQHISGSSVRRPSRLSKRGSTRLRRALYMPAISAKRYLPALHAFAQRLLDAGKPTMAVIAAVMRKLLLLAHAILKSGRPFDPNYALHFTPTT
- a CDS encoding trypsin-like peptidase domain-containing protein, coding for MSVPRLNRVAGVFMALILLVAGFALGTSVVSLTATDVAQVAPLNVNTQGVPLSDVERIYADVYNRVSPSVVAINVLSRTSAGSGSGFVIDKDGHIVTNFHVVDGATAIEVNFLDGTITRAEIIGTDLNSDLAVIKVSDVPADRLIPVTFGSSDELVPGQQVLAIGSPFGQRWTMTAGIVSALDRAISGFTQFQIGGVIQTDAPINPGNSGGPLLNLNGEVVGVNSQISSETRSNSGIGFAVPSNLTLRVATELIETGTVNYSYIGIQGRDLRLTDAEALGLPNNVRGVVVTTVFRGGPAAASGLRPSTLLQNNREDISTADIIVGIEGEPLQGFDTLISYLAKYTVPGDTVTLNVLRDGQTIDVPVTLQPRPAQ
- a CDS encoding 1-acyl-sn-glycerol-3-phosphate acyltransferase gives rise to the protein MAQNRRLRYPRRVFVRSLIRLFGRAVGALAARPEVIGRENLPAKGPLILVGNHIAIIEVGMMMTYTPYPLEVMAAGDIPLDPRYKWMADLWGFIPIKRGSMDRDGMNMALDVLDQGGVVGLFPEGGIWETTIRQARQGVAWLSSKANAPIVPIGFGGIEGALTKMLRFERPRMTMNIGQPIPPIRTDVPGRARKDVLQEGADYVMQRISELIPEDERRVRKQPYVSETFNFKMELSSLDGVALPIPDELEIVDKHGLSKLFHRPVMMDVFKRNLNLPVRPLLNTRRASAPADVVAATQSILTYLDGNKYFFHYRFGHSDGEAMMRGLKQLHAAAAWMAEHYPEARLRLKPIRRYIRVDTNQEVEEDAPAEMHEM